Proteins from a genomic interval of Treponema brennaborense DSM 12168:
- a CDS encoding sigma-54-dependent Fis family transcriptional regulator has translation MPSSALEIDRLKTLIEINTLINSSYSDVNALLVYILESAMRLVECESSSLLLADKSGSTLRFVVALGPVGAEIQNIPVDMNASIAGWVFRNNQSLVVNDVQNDSRFYSAVQEKTGYANKTMIAIPMRVRNTCIGVIELLNRTNGQKFTQSDLEILELLSIQASVAYQNADWFRTAQDEIHVLQNTITSGSDYHTFIAKSPVMLDLLKVIDEVAKTNSSVLILGESGVGKELFAEQLHLKSARSMNPFVRVNCAALSPSLLESELFGHVKGAFTDAVSDRVGRFEMADGGTLFLDEIGELPLDLQAKLLRVIQSKTFEKVGSSATISVDVRIVAATNRDLEAMVKNGTFRSDLYYRLNVLPLYVPALRDRKEDIEPLALFFCRKFGGETKKNFVGFSGEALKALYAYYWPGNIRELENTIERACVLGNPPFVQVSDLRLNVSPSGCGNPSVTPDMMPECEDGDRTLKAAVNRFKKAYVTRILTETSWNQTEAGRILGIQRTYVSRLLNELHIR, from the coding sequence ATGCCGTCTAGCGCGTTAGAAATAGATAGACTGAAAACGCTCATCGAAATTAATACGCTGATAAATTCGAGCTATTCGGACGTGAATGCGTTGCTGGTGTATATTTTGGAATCGGCAATGCGTCTCGTCGAGTGTGAATCATCGTCGCTGCTGCTTGCGGACAAGAGCGGTTCCACGCTTCGGTTTGTCGTTGCGTTGGGACCGGTCGGTGCCGAAATACAGAATATTCCGGTCGATATGAACGCAAGTATCGCCGGCTGGGTGTTTCGGAATAACCAAAGTCTCGTCGTAAACGACGTTCAGAACGATTCGCGGTTTTATTCCGCAGTGCAGGAAAAAACCGGTTACGCGAATAAAACGATGATAGCGATTCCGATGCGTGTGCGTAATACGTGCATCGGCGTTATCGAGTTGCTGAACCGAACGAACGGACAGAAGTTCACGCAGAGCGATCTTGAAATTCTTGAACTGCTGAGCATTCAGGCGAGCGTCGCCTACCAGAATGCCGATTGGTTCAGAACCGCTCAGGACGAAATTCACGTTTTACAGAATACGATAACGTCCGGATCGGATTATCATACGTTTATAGCGAAAAGTCCGGTCATGCTTGATTTGCTGAAAGTGATCGATGAAGTGGCTAAAACGAATTCGTCGGTATTGATTTTAGGAGAAAGCGGAGTCGGTAAAGAATTGTTTGCCGAACAGCTGCATTTGAAAAGCGCAAGATCCATGAACCCGTTTGTGCGTGTGAATTGTGCGGCTCTTTCTCCGTCTCTGCTGGAAAGCGAATTGTTCGGTCACGTAAAAGGCGCTTTTACGGACGCCGTATCCGACCGCGTCGGCCGATTTGAGATGGCCGACGGCGGTACGCTGTTTTTGGATGAAATCGGGGAGCTTCCGCTTGATTTACAGGCGAAGCTCCTGCGTGTTATTCAGTCCAAAACGTTTGAAAAAGTCGGTTCGAGCGCAACCATTTCCGTCGACGTACGGATTGTGGCCGCGACGAATCGGGATCTTGAAGCAATGGTAAAAAACGGTACGTTCAGAAGCGACTTGTATTACCGGCTGAACGTACTGCCGTTGTACGTACCCGCGCTGCGGGACAGAAAAGAAGACATAGAACCGCTCGCTCTGTTTTTTTGCAGAAAATTCGGCGGAGAAACGAAGAAAAATTTTGTGGGATTTTCCGGTGAAGCACTCAAGGCGCTGTACGCGTACTATTGGCCCGGAAATATCCGTGAATTGGAAAATACGATAGAACGTGCGTGCGTGCTGGGTAACCCGCCGTTCGTGCAGGTTTCGGATTTGCGTCTGAACGTTTCGCCTTCGGGCTGCGGGAATCCGTCCGTAACGCCTGATATGATGCCGGAATGCGAAGACGGCGACCGGACGCTGAAAGCGGCGGTCAACCGTTTTAAGAAAGCGTATGTTACCCGGATTTTGACTGAGACATCGTGGAATCAGACGGAAGCCGGTAGAATTTTGGGAATCCAGCGGACGTACGTGTCGCGGTTATTGAACGAATTGCATATTCGGTAA